One stretch of Nitrospiraceae bacterium DNA includes these proteins:
- a CDS encoding adenylate kinase, giving the protein MRLVLLGAPGAGKGTQAKMLIDKYRIPQISTGDILRKAVADGTPLGIKAKSFMDSGGLVPDEVVIGLIRERLQQPDCKKGFILDGFPRTTVQAEKLDAILKELNMPLDFALSIDVPKDDLMKRLTGRRTCKSCQQMYNIYFSPSKKENICDKCGGKLFQRDDDKEETIKTRLDVYEEKTAPLIDYYNKKRILKSISGVGTIEQIFKNVCSALE; this is encoded by the coding sequence ATGAGACTGGTATTATTAGGCGCACCCGGAGCAGGCAAGGGTACTCAGGCAAAGATGTTGATAGACAAGTACAGAATTCCCCAGATATCGACAGGAGACATATTGAGAAAGGCTGTGGCGGACGGCACGCCTCTTGGAATAAAGGCAAAATCTTTTATGGACAGCGGAGGACTTGTGCCTGATGAGGTTGTTATCGGTCTGATAAGAGAGAGATTACAGCAGCCTGACTGCAAAAAGGGTTTTATACTGGACGGATTCCCTAGAACCACTGTCCAGGCGGAAAAACTTGACGCTATATTAAAAGAACTCAATATGCCGCTTGATTTTGCATTGAGCATTGATGTTCCAAAAGACGATCTTATGAAAAGACTTACAGGAAGAAGGACATGCAAATCCTGCCAGCAGATGTATAACATATATTTTTCTCCGTCTAAAAAAGAAAACATATGCGACAAATGCGGAGGAAAGCTTTTTCAGAGAGATGATGATAAAGAAGAGACAATAAAAACAAGACTTGATGTTTATGAGGAAAAGACAGCTCCTCTTATAGATTACTACAATAAGAAAAGAATTTTAAAATCCATAAGCGGAGTTGGGACAATAGAACAGATATTCAAAAATGTCTGCTCAGCGCTTGAATAA